In the genome of Notamacropus eugenii isolate mMacEug1 chromosome 5, mMacEug1.pri_v2, whole genome shotgun sequence, one region contains:
- the LOC140508750 gene encoding olfactory receptor 51L1-like, with product MADFNASSGLSTIFYLTGIPGYEEAHHWISIPFCILYLIGILGNCIILHIVRTDPSLHEPMYYFLAMLSLSDMGMSLPTLVSLFRLLWSISREIEFNTCVIQMFLIHTFSFTESAVLLAMAFDRYIAICNPLRYSTILTPQRIAKIGAAAFLRSSLFITPLMIRLAYFPFCQSHVLSHSYCLHQDIIRLACADTKFNVIYGLVLIAILWGFDSLGILVSYIFIVRSVLRIASQKERLKALNTCASHICAVLILYVPMIGLSLVHRFSKHASPLVHVFMAHIYLLVPPVLNPIIYSVKTKQIRMGIIRLFVPKRIHSTWG from the coding sequence ATGGCAGACTTCAATGCCAGTAGTGGCCTATCCACCATATTCTACCTCACTGGAATTCCTGGTTATGAGGAGGCACACCACTGGATTTCCATCCCTTTCTGCATCCTTTATCTGATTGGGATACTGGGCAACTGTATCATCCTTCATATAGTCCGGACTGACCCAAGCCTCCACGAACCCATGTACTATTTCTTGGCCATGTTGTCTCTCTCTGATATGGGCATGTCCCTTCCCACTCTTGTATCTTTGTTTCGATTACTGTGGTCCATCTCCAGGGAGATTGAATTTAACACCTGTGTGATACAGATGTTCCTTATTCATACTTTTTCCTTCACAGAATCAGCAGTGCTCCTAGCAATGGCCTTTGACCGCTACATAGCAATTTGTAACCCCCTGAGGTATTCCACCATCCTCACCCCACAACGTATTGCCAAGATTGGAGCAGCAGCTTTTCTCAGGAGCTCCCTCTTTATTACTCCATTAATGATCCGCCTTGcatatttccctttctgtcaATCCCATGTCCTCTCTCATTCTTACTGCCTACATCAGGACATAATTCGCTTGGCTTGTGCTGATACTAAGTTTAATGTCATCTATGGATTGGTTTTGATCGCTATTCTTTGGGGATTTGACTCCCTGGGTATTCTGGTTTCTTATATCTTCATTGTCCGTTCTGTGCTAAGAATTGCATCCCAGAAGGAAAGGCTCAAGGCTCTCAACACATGTGCCTCCCACATCTGTGCTGTCCTCATCCTCTATGTACCCATGATTGGTTTGTCTCTCGTCCACCGTTTTTCAAAGCATGCCTCTCCCCTTGTCCATGTCTTCATGGCCCACATCTACTTGCTGGTGCCTCCTGTGCTCAACCCCATAATCTACAGTGTGAAGACCAAGCAGATTCGTATGGGTATCATTCGTCTGTTTGTCCCTAAGAGAATTCACTCCACGTGGGGCTAG